The Arthrobacter sp. OAP107 DNA segment GCCTGGGCGGAAACGGCGTCGGCCGCCTTGTGGAGCTCGGCGAGCAAAGTGTCAGGTGTGATCGCGGTCATGCCGCAATCCTAAACGCTCCCCGCCGGTTCCCTGCCTTCGCAAGCTCAGGCGGGACCCTCCCCGGCGCGGGCCCCCGCCGTGGCATCTTCCACGCGGGGGCCCAATCTTTGCTTTTTGGCTATCCCGCGTACCCGCGGACGCCGTTGAGCTCGCCTTCCAGCGCAGCGAGCTGGCGTTCAACGGCGGCCGGCGCCGTGCCGCCCTGCGAGTTCCGGCTGTTGAGCGAGCCTTCCGTGCTGAGGACGCTGCGGACCTCCGGCGTGAGGTGCTCCGAAATGGCGGCATACTCCTCGTCCGTCAGGTCCCACAGTTCCACGTTACGGCTTTCGGCCTGCTTCACGGCCGCGCCGGACAGTTCGTGCGCCTCGCGGAAGGGCACTCCCTGACGGACCAGCCACTCGGCGATGTCCGTGGCCAGCGCAAAGCCCTGCGGGGCCAGCGATTCCATTCGCTCGGCATTGAACTTCAGCGTGGCGATCATGCCCGAGACAGCCGGCAACAGCAGCTCCAGCGTGTCGGCGGCGTCGAACACCGGCTCCTTGTCCTCCTGCAGGTCGCGGTTGTACGCGAGCGGCAGGCCCTTGAGCGTGGCCAGCAGGCCGGTGAGGTTGCCGATCAGCCGGCCGGCCTTGCCGCGGGCCAGCTCGGCCACGTCCGGGTTCTTCTTCTGCGGCATGATGGACGATCCCGTGGAGTAGGAATCGTGCAGCGTGACGAAGGAGAACTCCTTGGTGGCCCAGAAGATGACTTCCTCCGAGATCCGGGACAGGTCGACGCCGATCATCGCGGCCACCCAGCCGAACTCGGCGAAGACGTCGCGGGAAGCGGTGCCGTCGATCGAGTTGTGGACGGCGGAGAAGAAGCCCAGGTCCGCGGCAACTGCCTCGGGGTCAAGGCCCAGTGACGAGCCGGCGAGGGCACCGGAACCGTACGGCGAAACGCCGGCACGCTTGTCCCAGTCCTGCAGCCGCTGCACATCGCGCAGCAGCGCCCAGGCATGGGCCAGGAGGTGGTGGCTGAGCAGGACGGGCTGGGCGTGCTGCAGGTGCGTGCGGCCCGGCATGGCCACGCCGCGATGTGCCTTTGCCTGCTCCACCAGCGCGTCGATGGTGGCCAGCACGCCGCGGGCGATGATCCGGGCGTGGTCGCGCAGGAACATGCGGCCGAGCGTGGCCACCTGGTCGTTGCGTGAACGCCCTGCCCGGAGCTTGCCGCCCAACTGGGTCCCGGCGCGCTCGATCAGGCCGCGCTCCAGCGAACCGTGCACGTCCTCATCGGATTCCGCCGGAACGTAGGCGCCCGAGGCGACGTCCGCATCCAGCTGGTCCAGGGCCGCGAGCATGCCTTCGAGTTCGGCGGCATCCAGCAGCCCGGCCTTGTGCAGCACGCGGGCGTGCGCCTTGGAACCGGCGATGTCATAGCGGGCCAGCCGCCAGTCGAAGTGCGTCGACTTGCTCAGCGCCGCAAGGGCATCGGCGGGACCGCCGGCGAACCGGCCGCCCCAGAGCGCACCCTCGTTGGTCCCGGAGCGCGCCCCAACCTCGCTTCGCTCGGCCGGGGACCCCTGCGCCCGTGGGCCCAGCTCCTCCATCACTGGCCTGCGACGCGGATGTCGCGGCCGGAGGCAACCTTGGCGGACATGCCCCACAGCTCGATGAAGCCCCGCGCCATGGACTGGTCGAACGTGTCGCCGGTGTCGTAGGTGGCGAGGTCGAAGTCGTAGAGCGAGGTCTCGGAGCGGCGTCCGTTGACGATCGCCTGGCCGCCGTGCAGCACCATGCGGATGTCACCGGAGACGTACTTCTGGGTGTCTTCGATGAAGGCATCCAAGGAGCGCTTCAGCGGGGAGAACCACTGGCCGTCATACACCAGTTCGGCCCAGCGCTGGCCAACGGTGGCTTTGAAGCGGGCCTGCTCGCGCTCGATGGTGACGTCCTCGAGGTGCTTGTGCGCGGTGATGAGCGCCATGGCACCCGGTGCTTCGTAGATTTCGCGGGACTTGATGCCCACCAGGCGGTCCTCGACGACGTCGATGCGGCCCACGCCCTGAGCGCCGGCGCGGCGGTTCAGTTCCTTGATGGCCTGCAGCGGGGTGACCTTCACACCGTCGATCGCTACCGGAACGCCGGCTTCGAAGGAGATGGTGACCTCGTCCGGTGCCGGCGGGAATTCCGGTGTAGCGGTGTAGTCGTAGATGTCCTTGGTGGGGGCGTTCCAGATGTCCTCGAGGTAGCCGGTTTCGACGGCGCGGCCCCAGACGTTCTGGTCGATCGAATACGGGTTCTTCTTCGTGGTCTCGATCGGGAGGCCCTTTTCCTCGGCGAAGGCGATGGCCTTGTCGCGGGTCAGCGCGAGGTCCCGGACCGGCGCGATGCACTTCAGGTCCGGGCCGAGGGTCTGGATGCCCACCTCGAAGCGGACCTGGTCGTTGCCCTTGCCGGTGCAGCCGTGGGCCACGGTGGTGGCGCCGAATTCGCGGGCGGCCTTGACCAGGTGCTTGACGATGACCGGGCGGGAAATCGCGGAGACCAGCGGGTAGTGGCCCTGGTAGAGGGCGTTGGCCTTCAGCGTGGGCACGCAGTACTCGTTGGCGAACTCGTCGGAGGCGTCAGCAACGTACGCTTCGACGGCGCCGCAGCCGAGGGCGCGCTGGCGGATGGTCTCCAGCGATTCGCCTCCCTGTCCGACGTCGACCGCCACGGCGATGACCTCGGCACCAGTGGCTTCGCCGATCCAGCCGATGGCTACGGAAGTATCAAGGCCACCGGAGTAGGCCAGAACAATACGCTCAGTCACGGAACATGCTCCTTAGTTTGTTGTTTCTGTTCTTGCTTGTCTGTGTGTATTAGTCGAGGAAGAAAGCGGCCGGGACCCTGCTGGGCCGGTTGCTACTGGCCGGCTTCCTCGGCGAGCTGCAGGAACCGGGCAGCCAGTTCCTGCCCGCCCAGCGGGTCCCGGGCCACGAGCAGCACGGTGTCGTCCCCGGCGATGGTGCCCAGGATCGAGGGCATCACGGAATGGTCGATGGCCAGCGCGAGGAAGTTCGCCGCGCCGGGCGGGGTCCGAAGCACCACGATGTTGGCCGATGCCTCGGCCGTCACCAGAAGCTCGCCGCAGAGCCGCGCCAGCCTGGCATCGAGGATTTCCTGGCTGACCCCGCTTTTGGCCGCCCGCTCCCCGCCTTCACCGGGAACGGCGTAGACCAGCACGCCCTCCTTGCCCCGGACGCGGACGGCGCCCAGCTCCACCAGGTCACGCGACAGCGTGGCCTGGGTGACCTGCACGCCGTCGTCCGCGAGCAACGCCGCGAGCTCGGCCTGGGAACGCACCGATTCGCCGGTCAGGATCGCGGTGATCCGCGCCTGGCGGGCCGTCTTGGTGGCCGGGCTCGCGCCGGGTGTGGGAGCGGGTACGGACAACTACGCCTGCCCTGCCAGGGGCCGCAAGCCGTCGACGACGGCGAGGCCGGACTGGTGCATCAGCCAGGCCATGAGCCCCTTCTGCGCGTGCAGGCGGTTCTCTGCCTCGTCCCACACGATCGATTGCGGGCCATCAATCACGCCGGCCGAGATTTCGTAGCCGCGGTAAGCGGGAAGGCAGTGCAGCACCACGGCGTTAGCGGCGGCCTGCGCCAGCGCGGCCTCGTCCACGGAGTATTCACGGAACAGCTGCATCCGCGCCTCCTTTTCGGCTTCCTGGCCCATGGAGACCCAGGTGTCAGTGGCGACCACGTCGGCTCCCTTGAGTGCCTCCGCCGCGTCCGTGGTGATGAGGACCGAGCCGCCGGTTTCTGCGGCACGTTCCTGGGCGGCGGCCACGATATCGGCCGCGGGGAGGTAGCCCTCGGGACCGGCGATGCGCACGTGCATGCCGGCAGTGACGCCGGCCAGCAGGTAGGAGTTGGCCATGTTGTTGGCGGCGTCGCCGAGGTAGGCCATGGTGAGGCCCTTGAGTTCGCCCTTGTGCTCCTTGACGGTCAGGAGGTCGGCCAGCAGC contains these protein-coding regions:
- the argH gene encoding argininosuccinate lyase is translated as MEELGPRAQGSPAERSEVGARSGTNEGALWGGRFAGGPADALAALSKSTHFDWRLARYDIAGSKAHARVLHKAGLLDAAELEGMLAALDQLDADVASGAYVPAESDEDVHGSLERGLIERAGTQLGGKLRAGRSRNDQVATLGRMFLRDHARIIARGVLATIDALVEQAKAHRGVAMPGRTHLQHAQPVLLSHHLLAHAWALLRDVQRLQDWDKRAGVSPYGSGALAGSSLGLDPEAVAADLGFFSAVHNSIDGTASRDVFAEFGWVAAMIGVDLSRISEEVIFWATKEFSFVTLHDSYSTGSSIMPQKKNPDVAELARGKAGRLIGNLTGLLATLKGLPLAYNRDLQEDKEPVFDAADTLELLLPAVSGMIATLKFNAERMESLAPQGFALATDIAEWLVRQGVPFREAHELSGAAVKQAESRNVELWDLTDEEYAAISEHLTPEVRSVLSTEGSLNSRNSQGGTAPAAVERQLAALEGELNGVRGYAG
- a CDS encoding argininosuccinate synthase, with product MTERIVLAYSGGLDTSVAIGWIGEATGAEVIAVAVDVGQGGESLETIRQRALGCGAVEAYVADASDEFANEYCVPTLKANALYQGHYPLVSAISRPVIVKHLVKAAREFGATTVAHGCTGKGNDQVRFEVGIQTLGPDLKCIAPVRDLALTRDKAIAFAEEKGLPIETTKKNPYSIDQNVWGRAVETGYLEDIWNAPTKDIYDYTATPEFPPAPDEVTISFEAGVPVAIDGVKVTPLQAIKELNRRAGAQGVGRIDVVEDRLVGIKSREIYEAPGAMALITAHKHLEDVTIEREQARFKATVGQRWAELVYDGQWFSPLKRSLDAFIEDTQKYVSGDIRMVLHGGQAIVNGRRSETSLYDFDLATYDTGDTFDQSMARGFIELWGMSAKVASGRDIRVAGQ
- a CDS encoding arginine repressor — protein: MSVPAPTPGASPATKTARQARITAILTGESVRSQAELAALLADDGVQVTQATLSRDLVELGAVRVRGKEGVLVYAVPGEGGERAAKSGVSQEILDARLARLCGELLVTAEASANIVVLRTPPGAANFLALAIDHSVMPSILGTIAGDDTVLLVARDPLGGQELAARFLQLAEEAGQ
- the argF gene encoding ornithine carbamoyltransferase; the protein is MTSTGTIRHFLKDTDLSPAEQAEVLDLAGRMKAAPYSVQPFAAEGSGRKTVAVIFDKTSTRTRVSFATGVADMGGNALIINPGEAQIGHKESVEDTAKVLERMVSTIVWRTGAHSGLVAMAENSKVPVINALCDDYHPCQLLADLLTVKEHKGELKGLTMAYLGDAANNMANSYLLAGVTAGMHVRIAGPEGYLPAADIVAAAQERAAETGGSVLITTDAAEALKGADVVATDTWVSMGQEAEKEARMQLFREYSVDEAALAQAAANAVVLHCLPAYRGYEISAGVIDGPQSIVWDEAENRLHAQKGLMAWLMHQSGLAVVDGLRPLAGQA